The following nucleotide sequence is from Cellulosilyticum sp. I15G10I2.
AAGTTTAAAGATATGAGACTTACTCCGAGTTACGAGAATGAAACGCACTGTCCAATGATCGATGAAAGTCCAGTTAATATCGAGTGCAAAGTGAAAGAGATACATGAATTAGGTTCACATCACATGTTTATTGCTGATATTTTAAATGTATATGTTGATCCTCACTATATTGATGAGAAGGGTAAATTTCATTTAAATAAAACAGATCTTATTGCGTATTCTCATGGTGCGTACTTAACCTTAGGGAAAGAGATAGGCACTTTTGGTTATTCAATTAAAAGTAAAAAGAAAGTAAAAAATACCAACAAAATGAAATAATCCATTTTGTTGGTATTTTTTTAAATTCTTAAATAGGAGTTGCCATCAAGAGGAATTGTAATAGTAAGCGGAAATTCTTTTGAGTTATTGCCTATTACGTAGATAGAATA
It contains:
- a CDS encoding flavin reductase family protein: MMKQKWKPGNMIYPLPAVMVSCGNHEHANIITIAWTGTICTNPPMTYVSIRPSRYSYELIKETGCFVINLTTRRLTKATDYCGVKSGKDRDKFKDMRLTPSYENETHCPMIDESPVNIECKVKEIHELGSHHMFIADILNVYVDPHYIDEKGKFHLNKTDLIAYSHGAYLTLGKEIGTFGYSIKSKKKVKNTNKMK